The following are encoded in a window of Elusimicrobiota bacterium genomic DNA:
- a CDS encoding (2Fe-2S) ferredoxin domain-containing protein, whose product MEQSPPPFETLIFVCTHQRAPGERIACANAGKQGIEMMEGLRKTIKEKGLEEKIRICKSGCLDRCEVGPNILIYKSKTEGQWIKNATVKEIPDILNLAQ is encoded by the coding sequence ATGGAACAATCTCCCCCCCCATTTGAAACCCTAATTTTTGTGTGTACCCACCAGCGCGCTCCCGGCGAACGAATCGCCTGCGCCAACGCGGGGAAACAAGGAATTGAAATGATGGAAGGCCTTCGGAAGACCATCAAAGAAAAAGGCTTGGAAGAAAAAATCAGAATCTGTAAATCCGGATGCCTGGACCGCTGCGAAGTCGGTCCCAACATCCTGATCTACAAATCAAAAACAGAAGGCCAATGGATTAAAAACGCAACCGTAAAGGAAATCCCCGACATTCTAAATCTAGCGCAATAG
- a CDS encoding ABC transporter permease, whose translation MNRILTIVRRYVLIHLRSPARLLDIFFWPVMELFVWGFFAVYLKGQNLDATGRLMVTLLNALVFWDILYRSQQSLSLAFMEELWTRNVLNLLISPLRIKEWVIGAYIYGVIKTGIIVIILLFLAALCYAFNVFSLGFYFVPLALNLLLFGFATGLFTTGLLLRWGHAAEALIWGVPFLIQPFSAIFYPVSVYPAWLKPLVLLLPSTHVFEAMRSVIDHGVFPWSSLWAAVGLNIVVTFLFGWFCLRMLERGRKNGQLVRMAG comes from the coding sequence ATGAATCGGATCTTGACCATCGTTCGACGTTACGTTCTGATCCATCTGCGAAGTCCGGCGCGCCTGTTGGACATCTTTTTTTGGCCTGTCATGGAACTTTTTGTCTGGGGTTTTTTTGCGGTTTATTTGAAAGGGCAGAACCTGGACGCCACAGGGCGCTTGATGGTGACTCTCTTGAACGCGCTTGTCTTCTGGGACATTCTCTATCGATCCCAACAATCCCTCAGTTTGGCTTTTATGGAAGAGCTGTGGACCCGCAATGTCCTCAATCTCTTGATTTCTCCCCTGCGAATTAAAGAGTGGGTGATCGGGGCGTATATTTACGGGGTGATTAAAACCGGGATTATCGTTATCATTCTTCTCTTTCTGGCGGCCCTCTGTTACGCCTTTAATGTTTTCTCCCTTGGGTTTTATTTTGTTCCGTTGGCCCTCAACCTCCTCCTTTTTGGTTTTGCCACGGGGTTGTTCACGACCGGATTACTTTTGCGGTGGGGGCATGCCGCGGAAGCGTTGATTTGGGGAGTCCCTTTTCTCATCCAGCCTTTTTCAGCGATATTTTATCCGGTTTCTGTTTATCCAGCGTGGTTAAAACCCCTCGTTCTCCTCCTTCCCAGCACACATGTTTTTGAGGCGATGCGAAGTGTGATTGACCATGGGGTTTTCCCTTGGAGCTCTTTGTGGGCCGCGGTGGGGTTGAATATTGTCGTGACATTTTTGTTCGGTTGGTTTTGTCTTCGCATGCTTGAACGGGGGCGAAAAAATGGCCAACTCGTGCGGATGGCCGGATAA
- a CDS encoding ABC transporter ATP-binding protein, whose product MKETIVVVEGLTKRYKDVVAVDHLSLRVQRGDIYGLLGPNGAGKTTALHVLMGVLTPTSGRVEVFGLSPFTDREKVVPRVNFSSAYVQMPFNLTTRENLDIFARLYGIPSRAEKIDSLLEAFKLTHKAKSRTGSLSSGEQTRLNLCKALLNDPELLFLDEPTASLDPDIADLVRRVLQDIQRRLHLTVLYTSHNMAEVEALCDRVLFLHRGKAITEGTPKEVAERFEQDSLEKVFIHLVRTGDVVDAEIPR is encoded by the coding sequence TTGAAAGAGACGATCGTTGTCGTTGAAGGTCTGACGAAAAGATACAAGGATGTTGTGGCTGTGGATCATCTCAGCCTGCGCGTTCAGCGGGGCGATATTTACGGGTTGTTGGGGCCCAACGGGGCAGGCAAAACAACCGCTCTCCATGTTCTCATGGGGGTGTTAACCCCCACCTCCGGTCGTGTGGAGGTGTTTGGCCTCTCTCCGTTCACGGACCGCGAAAAAGTTGTTCCCCGGGTCAATTTTTCTTCGGCTTATGTACAAATGCCGTTTAACCTGACCACCCGGGAGAATTTGGATATCTTTGCTCGTCTGTATGGAATCCCCTCGCGTGCGGAAAAAATTGATTCTCTCTTGGAAGCCTTTAAGCTTACCCATAAAGCCAAAAGCCGGACCGGCTCCCTCTCTTCTGGGGAACAGACCCGTTTGAATCTTTGTAAGGCACTGCTCAACGATCCGGAACTCCTTTTTTTAGATGAGCCCACCGCAAGTCTCGACCCGGATATTGCGGATTTGGTGCGCCGCGTCCTTCAGGATATTCAACGTCGTCTCCATCTCACCGTGCTCTACACATCGCACAACATGGCGGAAGTCGAGGCGTTGTGTGATCGGGTGTTGTTCCTTCATCGAGGAAAAGCGATCACGGAGGGGACCCCTAAAGAAGTGGCTGAGCGATTTGAACAAGATTCCCTTGAAAAAGTGTTTATCCATTTGGTTCGTACAGGGGATGTGGTGGATGCGGAGATTCCCCGATGA
- a CDS encoding 4-alpha-glucanotransferase, which produces MPLFSLHSKDSVGMGEIPDLKLLVDWCKTTGLSIIQLLPLNDVGYDFAPYSAQSSFAMDPMYLSLRRLLGVETDLFEEEIQAMAGRFPIGGRVNYGIKGEKMALLWKMFEKRNRPEDSRFQLYRRRTAFWLRDDALYKILKQRYKGVAWEEWPEEFRGRNPQALDNLVREEKESVRFHEWVQWQLYEQFLDVKSHAKKHGVFLMGDMPFLVARDSADVWSHTNYFKLDLLSGAPPDLYFAGGQRWGMPAYNWPAMADGDYDYLERKLRYAENFYDMFRIDHVIGVFRLYTIPISSPAEREGLDGCFDPKDEGEWEEHGRRLLEVMLKSTRMLPCGEDLGMVPPCSFKVLRELAIPGIDVQRWARDWGKTYEFKSPDAYRVNSISVCATHDMCVLSAWWMHEASTVDDYFFKVKCRAQNLPEDALKEKLFDGTREAHGRIHWRSEINSEDVLLAALGLGAEEATEFLEMFRSTRWERELFWKHLGFEGLPLEKPTPEFYRRVLERVGETASIFSVQLMQDWLSIADGLKGQDPWDVRINLPGTVGDMNWSYVLPHSLEALQGWAGNPAILDVNRRTGRCS; this is translated from the coding sequence GTGCCCCTCTTTTCGCTCCATTCCAAGGACAGCGTTGGGATGGGTGAAATCCCAGATCTGAAACTCCTCGTGGATTGGTGCAAAACGACGGGTCTTTCCATCATTCAGCTTCTTCCGCTGAATGATGTGGGGTATGATTTCGCCCCCTACAGTGCCCAGAGTTCTTTTGCGATGGATCCCATGTATCTTTCTTTACGTCGATTGCTGGGCGTGGAAACGGACCTCTTCGAAGAAGAGATTCAAGCCATGGCTGGTCGATTCCCGATTGGCGGGCGGGTCAACTATGGCATTAAGGGGGAGAAGATGGCTCTCCTCTGGAAGATGTTTGAAAAACGCAATCGGCCGGAAGATTCTCGGTTTCAGCTCTATCGACGGCGGACCGCTTTTTGGCTTCGGGACGACGCCCTCTACAAGATCCTCAAACAACGGTATAAGGGCGTGGCGTGGGAAGAATGGCCGGAGGAATTTCGAGGGCGGAATCCCCAGGCGCTCGACAACTTGGTTCGCGAAGAGAAGGAGTCGGTGCGGTTTCATGAGTGGGTACAATGGCAACTTTACGAACAGTTTTTAGACGTTAAGTCCCACGCCAAGAAACACGGGGTTTTTCTGATGGGGGATATGCCCTTTTTGGTGGCCCGGGATTCTGCCGACGTTTGGTCGCACACCAATTATTTCAAGCTGGATTTGTTGTCGGGGGCCCCTCCGGACCTGTATTTTGCGGGAGGACAGCGCTGGGGAATGCCCGCTTACAATTGGCCCGCCATGGCCGATGGCGATTACGATTACTTAGAGCGAAAACTTCGTTACGCGGAAAACTTTTACGACATGTTTCGAATTGATCACGTCATCGGCGTGTTTCGTCTCTACACGATTCCCATTTCAAGTCCGGCGGAGCGGGAAGGGTTGGATGGATGTTTTGATCCGAAGGATGAGGGGGAATGGGAAGAGCACGGGCGGCGGTTGTTGGAGGTGATGCTCAAAAGCACGCGCATGCTTCCTTGTGGGGAAGATCTGGGTATGGTTCCTCCCTGTTCCTTTAAGGTTCTCCGTGAGTTGGCGATCCCAGGGATTGATGTTCAACGCTGGGCGCGGGATTGGGGGAAAACCTATGAGTTTAAATCCCCGGACGCTTACCGTGTCAACTCCATTTCGGTTTGTGCCACTCACGACATGTGCGTTTTGTCCGCCTGGTGGATGCACGAAGCCTCCACGGTTGACGATTATTTTTTTAAGGTCAAGTGCCGCGCTCAGAATTTGCCGGAGGATGCGCTGAAAGAAAAACTGTTTGATGGGACACGGGAAGCCCACGGGCGTATTCATTGGCGATCCGAAATCAATTCGGAAGACGTTCTGCTCGCGGCGCTGGGGTTGGGGGCCGAAGAGGCCACGGAATTTTTGGAAATGTTTCGATCCACCCGTTGGGAACGGGAACTTTTTTGGAAACATTTGGGGTTCGAGGGATTGCCCCTGGAGAAACCTACCCCGGAATTCTATCGCCGGGTTTTGGAACGGGTCGGTGAGACCGCGTCCATCTTCAGTGTGCAGCTGATGCAAGATTGGCTTTCGATAGCGGATGGACTTAAGGGGCAAGACCCCTGGGACGTTCGCATTAACTTGCCTGGGACCGTTGGGGATATGAATTGGTCCTACGTTCTTCCCCATTCCTTGGAGGCGTTGCAAGGGTGGGCGGGCAACCCGGCGATTCTTGATGTGAACAGACGCACGGGTCGGTGTTCTTGA
- the hemG gene encoding protoporphyrinogen oxidase, translating to MKRAVLLIGFGGPDRAEDIRPFLANVLKGRPVSPERVEEVVRQYEKLGGRSPYNSLAEILAQALEKKLAGNQILVTLGMRNWAPSLSDVLGRLKADGVTDLVGVVLAAYRSIPSWNYYLRSTADAFHAVGGRFRLRYVSPWHSDPLFEKAVVARVQEVLETLPVERRSTSRWYFTAHSIPIPWDESSGYSGQIRALCQRVANGFQQKDWSLVYQSRSGRPETPWLEPDVSNVLERDPTLKGRDVVLIPIGFLMDHVEVLFDLDIKAREAAERVGAVYHRAKTVGLHGDFLDMLKNKVLELFPTTPPTVSGPYPKASRRVVVVGGGLSGLSAAHRVWECAQGSGADVDVKILDAGSRPGGVVETVRRDGFLWEGGPDSFITEKPAAIALARRLGFDHQIRGTNRLFQQSFVARDGNLLPTPEGFYLLAPTKFWPLFRTRILSWPGKVRAAMELIVPPRRSGGDESLASFVRRRFGQEILDRLAQPMVAGIYSADPETLSLQATFPRFLEMEAKGGVIRSLLRARQAAKRKGVRPLQGTSGPRYGLFAAFEKGVGSFLEAILQKLPAGTYVGNSRVTHLERSGSGWLLKCNGGDTFEADGVLLAVPSPVAAGLMGKLDGRVASLLSQTPYGDVATVNVAVRRDRLVHPLDGFGFVVPQVENRSVTGCTFSSVKFPGRAPEGFALLRAFVAGDVLKGSDDSLRAAVLKDLQDLLGLHGNPEWMEIRRYPAAMPHYTLGHVDRVRELFGRLSSIDGLALAGNGYMGIGLPDCVASGEAAADRIFRSLQIIESTHEAKHP from the coding sequence GTGAAACGGGCGGTTTTGTTAATTGGGTTTGGCGGGCCCGATCGTGCAGAAGATATTCGGCCTTTTTTGGCCAATGTCTTGAAGGGCAGGCCCGTGTCTCCCGAACGGGTGGAAGAAGTGGTGCGCCAATATGAAAAATTAGGCGGGAGATCTCCGTACAATTCCCTGGCGGAAATACTGGCCCAGGCGCTGGAAAAGAAATTGGCTGGGAATCAAATCCTCGTCACGCTTGGGATGCGGAATTGGGCCCCTTCCCTGTCGGATGTCTTGGGTCGGTTGAAGGCGGACGGGGTGACCGACCTCGTGGGTGTTGTGTTGGCGGCCTACCGGTCTATCCCCAGTTGGAATTATTACCTTCGATCAACCGCGGACGCTTTTCACGCGGTGGGGGGGCGGTTTCGGTTAAGGTATGTTTCCCCTTGGCACTCGGACCCTTTGTTTGAAAAGGCCGTCGTTGCTCGTGTGCAAGAAGTTTTGGAGACGTTGCCGGTGGAACGACGGTCAACGTCTCGGTGGTATTTTACCGCGCACAGTATCCCCATCCCCTGGGACGAGTCCTCGGGCTATTCCGGGCAGATTCGTGCTCTTTGCCAACGCGTGGCCAACGGGTTTCAGCAGAAGGATTGGTCGTTGGTTTATCAAAGCCGAAGCGGTCGCCCGGAGACTCCGTGGTTGGAGCCCGATGTGTCGAACGTTTTGGAGAGAGACCCCACCCTCAAAGGGCGGGATGTGGTGTTGATCCCGATCGGGTTTTTGATGGACCATGTGGAAGTGCTCTTCGATCTCGATATTAAGGCGCGGGAAGCCGCGGAACGCGTGGGCGCTGTTTACCATCGCGCTAAAACGGTGGGACTTCATGGGGACTTTTTGGACATGCTAAAAAACAAAGTGCTTGAACTTTTTCCGACAACTCCCCCGACCGTTTCGGGCCCCTACCCGAAGGCGTCACGGCGGGTGGTTGTGGTGGGGGGAGGTCTTTCTGGTCTTTCGGCGGCCCATCGGGTTTGGGAGTGTGCCCAGGGATCAGGAGCGGATGTCGATGTGAAAATTTTGGACGCGGGCTCTCGCCCGGGTGGGGTGGTGGAAACCGTTCGGCGGGACGGGTTTCTTTGGGAAGGAGGGCCGGACAGTTTTATCACTGAAAAACCGGCCGCTATTGCTTTAGCCCGACGGTTGGGTTTTGATCATCAGATTCGCGGGACCAATCGTCTTTTTCAGCAGAGTTTTGTGGCACGTGACGGAAACCTTTTGCCCACACCGGAAGGGTTTTATCTCTTGGCACCCACCAAATTTTGGCCCCTTTTTCGCACACGGATTCTTTCGTGGCCGGGAAAGGTTCGGGCGGCTATGGAATTGATTGTTCCCCCACGCCGTTCTGGAGGGGATGAAAGTTTGGCTTCTTTTGTTCGCCGTCGGTTTGGACAGGAGATATTGGATCGTTTGGCTCAGCCCATGGTGGCGGGTATTTATTCCGCTGATCCGGAGACCTTAAGTCTTCAGGCGACGTTCCCGCGGTTTCTTGAAATGGAGGCGAAAGGCGGGGTGATTCGGTCTCTTTTGCGGGCCCGCCAGGCGGCGAAGCGAAAGGGCGTTCGTCCTCTTCAGGGAACCAGCGGGCCCCGGTACGGGCTCTTTGCGGCTTTTGAAAAGGGTGTCGGTTCTTTCTTAGAGGCCATTCTTCAAAAACTTCCAGCGGGAACTTACGTTGGAAACTCACGGGTCACCCACTTGGAACGGTCGGGATCCGGGTGGTTGTTGAAATGCAACGGAGGGGATACTTTTGAGGCCGATGGGGTCCTCTTGGCGGTTCCTTCCCCGGTGGCGGCAGGGCTTATGGGAAAGTTGGATGGTCGGGTGGCTTCTCTTTTGAGCCAGACCCCTTATGGAGATGTGGCCACGGTGAATGTGGCTGTGCGGCGGGACCGATTGGTTCACCCTTTGGATGGTTTTGGATTTGTGGTCCCCCAGGTGGAAAACCGGTCCGTGACGGGCTGTACCTTTAGTTCTGTTAAATTTCCAGGCCGCGCTCCGGAAGGGTTCGCGCTGCTTCGCGCTTTTGTGGCAGGGGATGTTTTAAAGGGATCCGACGATTCATTGCGGGCCGCCGTGTTAAAGGATTTACAAGACCTCTTAGGTCTCCACGGGAACCCGGAATGGATGGAAATTCGCCGCTACCCTGCCGCCATGCCCCACTACACTTTGGGCCATGTGGATCGCGTCCGAGAGCTGTTTGGACGTCTTTCTTCGATCGATGGACTGGCGTTGGCGGGGAACGGGTACATGGGAATTGGATTGCCGGATTGCGTGGCTTCGGGCGAAGCGGCCGCGGACCGTATTTTTCGCTCTCTTCAAATTATAGAATCAACTCATGAGGCCAAACACCCGTGA
- the hemE gene encoding uroporphyrinogen decarboxylase, with protein MWENSLFLRACRREKTERPPVWLMRQAGRYQPSYRKLRSHVSMLELCKSPDLAAQVTVNAVQEIGADAAILFSDLLLPVEPMGLALSFQKGEGPVIVPPVRSAEDVARLRPVEVRASLGYVFEAVRRTRCALSPEIPLLGFAGAPFTLAAYMIEGGGSKDFALVKRFMREESKAWHSLLAKISRVVGDLLNEQIVAGVQAVQLFDSWVGLLSPADYKTYVQPHTRAVFQQLPKNVPTLHFGTQTTTLLGLMREAGGTVMGVDWRVPLVETWNTLGSVGLMGNLDPTVLLGSESILRKEVHSLLKQVGSRPGFVFNLGHGVLPTTPYENVLALVRCVKEFRAK; from the coding sequence TTGTGGGAAAACAGTTTGTTCCTTCGCGCGTGTCGCCGTGAAAAAACAGAACGGCCCCCGGTCTGGTTGATGCGTCAAGCGGGACGTTATCAACCCAGTTACCGGAAACTTCGATCTCACGTCTCGATGTTGGAATTGTGCAAGAGCCCGGACCTTGCGGCGCAAGTCACTGTGAACGCTGTTCAGGAAATTGGCGCGGACGCGGCCATTTTATTTTCCGATCTCCTTTTGCCCGTGGAACCCATGGGACTTGCCTTGTCGTTTCAAAAGGGGGAAGGCCCTGTGATTGTTCCTCCCGTTCGGAGCGCGGAGGATGTGGCACGGCTTCGGCCGGTGGAGGTTCGGGCCTCTTTGGGGTATGTGTTTGAAGCCGTCCGGCGAACGCGGTGCGCGCTTTCCCCGGAGATTCCCTTGTTGGGGTTTGCGGGGGCCCCCTTTACGTTGGCCGCTTACATGATTGAGGGGGGGGGATCCAAGGATTTTGCTTTGGTGAAAAGGTTCATGCGGGAAGAGTCGAAGGCTTGGCATTCCCTCTTGGCAAAGATTTCTCGTGTGGTGGGTGATTTGTTGAATGAGCAAATTGTGGCTGGTGTTCAGGCGGTTCAACTTTTTGACAGTTGGGTGGGACTCCTTTCTCCGGCGGATTATAAAACCTATGTTCAACCCCACACCCGGGCCGTGTTTCAACAACTTCCCAAGAATGTGCCCACGCTTCACTTTGGAACCCAAACGACCACCCTTCTGGGCTTAATGCGAGAAGCGGGGGGCACCGTGATGGGGGTGGATTGGCGTGTGCCCCTGGTGGAGACCTGGAATACGTTGGGGTCTGTTGGCCTTATGGGTAATTTGGATCCGACCGTTCTGTTGGGTTCAGAGTCCATACTTCGGAAAGAAGTTCACTCTCTTTTGAAGCAAGTGGGGTCTCGGCCGGGATTCGTTTTTAACTTGGGGCATGGGGTGTTGCCCACGACTCCTTACGAAAACGTTTTGGCTTTGGTTCGGTGCGTGAAGGAGTTTCGAGCCAAGTGA
- a CDS encoding response regulator yields MGDAKKRLLIVEDDPNLMDLMVDFCDEISVVPIPAVDGASALTQAVSEMPDAVTVDYRLPDMSGLDVISRLKADPRVAKIPLILLSADAKIHETEAKALGAFGVLLKPVTPESVRSMLVACLGEW; encoded by the coding sequence ATGGGCGACGCGAAAAAGCGGCTCTTGATTGTTGAAGACGATCCGAACCTTATGGATCTTATGGTTGATTTTTGTGATGAAATTTCGGTTGTCCCCATCCCGGCGGTGGACGGGGCCTCCGCCCTCACCCAAGCGGTAAGCGAAATGCCTGACGCTGTCACGGTGGATTATCGCCTTCCGGATATGTCGGGTTTGGATGTGATCTCTCGTTTGAAAGCCGATCCTCGCGTGGCCAAGATTCCTCTTATCCTCCTTTCCGCGGACGCCAAGATTCATGAAACGGAAGCCAAGGCCCTTGGCGCTTTTGGGGTCCTGCTGAAGCCCGTGACGCCGGAATCGGTTCGCTCCATGCTGGTGGCCTGTTTGGGGGAGTGGTGA
- a CDS encoding ABC transporter permease, which translates to MRSLLAIARYTFIQQFRNRLYLVVVLFGVLMMGASLLFGALAGDQELRVILDVGLVTAEIFALATAVFGAVTLVIEEMESKTIYLILTRPLPRPFYVVGRFLGLLLAVFASIVLMESLHFSLLFFKGWKPDLAVFAAVPMIGLKVMVMTGLSLLCSLTFTSAPTASVFSILLWVLGHFGQEIKFLAHKSGPTAEFFGQIIGVILPNLSLLNARDMIDLPGFGAEVLLHGVGYALLYTFACLALSSALFSKKEF; encoded by the coding sequence ATGAGATCTCTCCTGGCGATTGCGCGCTACACGTTTATTCAACAATTCAGAAACCGTCTCTATTTGGTGGTGGTTTTGTTCGGTGTGTTGATGATGGGGGCGTCTCTCCTTTTTGGGGCATTGGCGGGGGACCAGGAATTACGGGTGATTTTGGATGTGGGTTTAGTGACGGCAGAAATCTTTGCCCTGGCCACGGCGGTCTTTGGCGCTGTGACTTTGGTGATTGAAGAGATGGAATCCAAAACAATCTATTTGATCCTGACTCGCCCGCTTCCACGCCCGTTCTATGTGGTGGGTCGGTTTTTGGGTCTTCTCCTTGCTGTCTTTGCCAGTATTGTCCTCATGGAATCGCTCCATTTTTCACTTTTGTTTTTTAAAGGGTGGAAACCGGATTTGGCGGTTTTTGCCGCGGTCCCGATGATTGGACTGAAGGTCATGGTTATGACCGGGTTAAGTCTTTTGTGTTCGCTCACGTTCACTTCCGCTCCAACGGCTTCTGTCTTTTCCATCTTGTTATGGGTTTTGGGACATTTCGGCCAGGAAATTAAGTTTTTGGCTCATAAGTCAGGCCCCACAGCGGAATTCTTTGGCCAAATCATTGGGGTCATTTTGCCGAACCTGAGCCTTCTGAACGCTCGCGACATGATTGACCTTCCTGGGTTTGGTGCGGAGGTCCTCCTGCATGGGGTCGGCTACGCGCTTCTTTACACGTTCGCTTGTCTTGCCCTGAGTTCCGCTCTTTTTTCGAAAAAGGAATTTTAA
- a CDS encoding ABC transporter ATP-binding protein, with product MEQNVMAIQLDGLSKTYRRSHLGRVKTSRGVDGITLSVREGEVFGLLGLNGSGKTTTIKLLLGLLFPTAGHSRVFGAESGSPEAKRLVGFLPEIPYFYKYLSGREVLRFYGRLSGLPENRLTARIDEVIAQVRMTGNAGRSMREYSKGMLQRIALAQSMIHDPKLMVLDEPVTGLDPLGLREMRELIQGLNQKGKTIFFSSHSISEVEKLCHRVGILVEGRLARVVDHAEWGSAHGKLEEIFVSTVDPESVKAPV from the coding sequence ATGGAACAGAACGTGATGGCCATTCAATTAGACGGTCTGAGCAAAACGTACCGTCGATCTCACCTCGGGCGAGTGAAAACAAGTCGCGGGGTGGACGGGATCACGCTGTCGGTCCGGGAGGGCGAAGTGTTTGGCCTTCTGGGACTGAATGGATCGGGCAAAACCACCACCATTAAACTGTTGTTGGGCCTTTTATTTCCAACGGCAGGCCACTCCCGTGTTTTTGGCGCCGAGTCCGGGTCGCCGGAAGCCAAACGTTTGGTGGGATTCCTTCCTGAAATTCCTTACTTTTATAAATACCTGAGCGGGCGCGAAGTGTTGCGGTTCTATGGGCGGTTGTCCGGTCTCCCGGAAAATCGTTTGACCGCTCGCATTGATGAAGTGATCGCTCAGGTTCGAATGACGGGAAACGCCGGGCGGTCCATGCGGGAATATTCCAAGGGCATGTTGCAGCGCATCGCTTTGGCCCAGTCCATGATTCACGATCCGAAATTAATGGTTTTGGATGAGCCCGTGACAGGTCTTGATCCTTTGGGACTTCGGGAAATGAGGGAATTGATTCAGGGTTTAAATCAAAAGGGTAAAACTATTTTTTTTTCCTCCCACAGCATATCTGAAGTCGAGAAACTTTGTCATCGAGTGGGGATTTTGGTTGAAGGCCGTTTGGCCCGGGTGGTGGATCATGCCGAATGGGGAAGTGCTCACGGGAAATTGGAGGAAATTTTTGTGTCCACCGTTGATCCCGAATCGGTGAAGGCCCCCGTATGA
- a CDS encoding phosphoglycerate dehydrogenase, whose product MTISVFVSDPISEEGLLPLRQAPGFQVNVKTGLKGPDLLKEVADCDALLVRSETKVTADVIAAAKKLRFIGRAGTGVDNIDLGAASRHGIVVANVPGGNTISAAEQTLALLFAMARNTPQADASTRAGKWERAKFVGTEITGKTLGVMGLGRIGREVATRGIGLGMRVVASDPLGDESWCRRAGVSFVSLDELLVQADFITVHVPLNEKTRGLLNRETLAKTKVGVRLINCARGGIIDEKSLIEAIEKGHVKGAALDVFEKEPLDPASPLLKHPEIIVTPHLGASTEEAQVKVAVELSQTLVDFFKNGFARQAVNLPPLDVAGQNQLLAFVGLAYKQGMFLSQVAEGDPVRLSLRYSGELGRVNPALYTATAVAGYLTGMGVPATPVNALLLAQQRGLQIAEQVQPEAKDYASLLEMEASTATGAHQLAGTVYGRGDLRFVRIDELAVDVNPQGFLMVMSNEDRPGVVGHTGTVLSAGGINIAGLDIARNRPGGVAVSLWSVDALVPEDVLAQVKKHASVLSVKMVKI is encoded by the coding sequence ATGACGATTTCCGTCTTTGTTTCGGATCCCATCAGTGAAGAAGGCCTGCTTCCTCTGCGACAGGCTCCAGGTTTTCAGGTGAACGTCAAGACGGGTCTGAAGGGACCCGACCTCTTGAAAGAAGTGGCCGACTGCGATGCTTTATTGGTTCGGTCGGAAACGAAAGTCACCGCGGACGTGATTGCCGCGGCCAAGAAACTTCGGTTCATCGGTCGTGCGGGAACCGGCGTTGACAACATTGATTTGGGGGCCGCGTCTCGGCATGGAATTGTGGTCGCCAATGTGCCGGGCGGAAACACCATTTCTGCCGCGGAACAAACCTTGGCGCTACTTTTTGCCATGGCCCGGAACACTCCCCAGGCGGATGCCTCCACCCGGGCGGGGAAATGGGAACGGGCCAAGTTTGTGGGGACTGAAATTACTGGAAAAACTTTGGGGGTCATGGGACTGGGCCGCATTGGTCGGGAAGTCGCTACCCGCGGGATTGGGTTGGGAATGCGGGTGGTGGCGTCTGATCCCCTGGGGGATGAATCGTGGTGTCGGCGAGCCGGTGTGTCTTTTGTTTCCTTGGACGAACTTTTGGTCCAGGCCGATTTTATCACCGTTCATGTGCCCTTAAATGAGAAAACGCGGGGCTTATTGAACCGCGAGACATTGGCGAAAACAAAAGTGGGGGTTCGACTGATCAACTGTGCCCGGGGCGGCATTATCGATGAGAAATCTTTAATTGAAGCCATCGAAAAGGGGCACGTGAAAGGCGCGGCGTTGGACGTGTTTGAGAAAGAACCCTTGGACCCAGCGTCTCCTTTGTTAAAGCATCCTGAAATTATTGTGACGCCCCATTTGGGCGCTTCGACCGAAGAGGCTCAGGTGAAGGTGGCGGTTGAGTTGTCTCAGACTCTGGTGGACTTTTTTAAAAACGGGTTTGCGCGTCAAGCGGTCAATTTGCCCCCGTTGGATGTGGCCGGGCAAAACCAATTGCTGGCGTTTGTGGGATTGGCGTACAAACAGGGGATGTTCCTGTCGCAAGTGGCGGAAGGGGACCCGGTGCGCTTATCGCTCCGCTACTCAGGGGAATTGGGGCGTGTGAACCCCGCTCTTTACACGGCGACCGCGGTGGCGGGGTATCTCACAGGGATGGGTGTTCCCGCGACTCCCGTGAATGCTCTTCTTTTGGCGCAACAGAGAGGACTCCAGATTGCTGAGCAGGTTCAACCGGAAGCGAAAGACTACGCTTCTCTTCTGGAAATGGAAGCCTCTACGGCCACCGGGGCCCACCAATTGGCTGGGACGGTTTACGGTCGCGGGGATTTGCGGTTTGTGCGAATTGATGAACTGGCGGTGGATGTGAACCCCCAGGGATTTCTCATGGTGATGAGCAACGAAGATCGTCCGGGAGTTGTCGGGCATACGGGAACGGTTCTTTCGGCGGGCGGGATTAATATCGCGGGACTGGATATCGCTCGCAACCGGCCGGGAGGGGTTGCCGTTTCTTTGTGGAGCGTGGACGCTTTAGTGCCTGAAGATGTTTTGGCGCAGGTAAAAAAACACGCTTCCGTTCTTTCGGTGAAAATGGTAAAAATTTAA